Proteins encoded together in one Numida meleagris isolate 19003 breed g44 Domestic line chromosome 17, NumMel1.0, whole genome shotgun sequence window:
- the PRPSAP1 gene encoding phosphoribosyl pyrophosphate synthase-associated protein 1 isoform X1: MPRKLLLPYKSVFPPFRAPGGLHDAVAMNAARSGYRVFSANSTAACTELAKRITERLGAELGKSVVYQETNGETRVEIKESVRGQDIFIIQTIPRDVNTAVMELLIMAYALKTSCARNIIGVIPYFPYSKQSKMRKRGSIVCKLLASMLAKAGLTHIITMDLHQKEIQGFFSFPVDNLRASPFLIQYIQEEIPDYRNAVIVAKSPDAAKRAQSYAERLRLGLAVIHGEAQCTEQDMDDGRHSPPMVKNATVHPGLELPLMMAKEKPPITVVGDVGGRIAIIVDDIIDDVESFVAAAEILKERGAYKIFVMATHGLLSADAPRLIEESSIDEVVVTNTVPHEVQKLQCPKIKTVDISLILSEAIRRIHNGESMAYLFRNITVDD, encoded by the exons atgcCACGGAAGCTGCTGTTGCCttataaatctgtttttcctcctttccgAGCTCCCGGGGGGCTGCATGACGCTGTGGCGATGAACGCGGCCAGAAGCGGCTACCGGGTCTTCTCGGCCAACTCCACGGCGGCCTGCACCGAGCTGGCCAAGCGCATCACCGA gCGTCTTGGCGCTGAGCTGGGGAAGTCTGTGGTGTACCAGGAAACCAATGGAG AAACAAGAGTTGAAATAAAAGAATCTGTCCGGGGACAGGATATCTTCATTATACAGACAATCCCCAG GGATGTGAATACTGCTGTGATGGAGCTGCTGATCATGGCTTATGCACTGAAGACATCCTGTGCCAGGAACATCATTGGGGTCATCCCTTACTTCCCCTACAGCAAACAGAGCAAAATGAGGAAGAGGGGCTCCATAGTCTGCAAGCTGCTGGCTTCCATGCTTGCCAAGGCGG gtTTAACACACATTATCACTATGGATCTTCATCAAAAGGAAATTCAAGGCTTCTTCAGCTTCCCTGTAGACAACCTGAGAGCATCCCCTTTCTTGATTCAGTACATACAGGAAGAA ATTCCAGATTATAGAAACGCAGTCATTGTGGCCAAGTCTCCAGATGCAGCTAAAAG GGCTCAGTCTTACGCTGAGAGACTGcggctggggctggcagtgaTACACGGGGAGGCTCAGTGCACAGAGCAGGACATGGACGATGGACGTCACTCCCCTCCGATGGTCAAAAATGCAACTGTGCATCCTGGTCTGGAGCTGCCAT tgaTGATGGCCAAGGAGAAGCCGCCAATAACTGTGGTTGGAGACGTCGGAGGAAGAATTGCCATCATTGTG gATGACATCATCGATGATGTGGAAAGCTTTGTAGCTGCTGCAGAGATCCTGAAAGAGCGTGGGGCCTACAAGATCTTTGTGATGGCCACTCACGGGCTCCTGTCGGCGGATGCACCCCGTCTCATAGAGGAGTCCTCCATCGATGAG GTGGTAGTAACCAACACAGTTCCTCATGAGGTGCAGAAGCTGCAGTGCCCCAAGATAAAGACTGTGGATATCAGCTTGATTCTCTCTGAAGCCATCCGACGAATCCACAACGGGGAGTCCATGGCCTATCTCTTCCGCAACATCACTGTTGATGACTAG
- the PRPSAP1 gene encoding phosphoribosyl pyrophosphate synthase-associated protein 1 isoform X2: MNAARSGYRVFSANSTAACTELAKRITERLGAELGKSVVYQETNGETRVEIKESVRGQDIFIIQTIPRDVNTAVMELLIMAYALKTSCARNIIGVIPYFPYSKQSKMRKRGSIVCKLLASMLAKAGLTHIITMDLHQKEIQGFFSFPVDNLRASPFLIQYIQEEIPDYRNAVIVAKSPDAAKRAQSYAERLRLGLAVIHGEAQCTEQDMDDGRHSPPMVKNATVHPGLELPLMMAKEKPPITVVGDVGGRIAIIVDDIIDDVESFVAAAEILKERGAYKIFVMATHGLLSADAPRLIEESSIDEVVVTNTVPHEVQKLQCPKIKTVDISLILSEAIRRIHNGESMAYLFRNITVDD, translated from the exons ATGAACGCGGCCAGAAGCGGCTACCGGGTCTTCTCGGCCAACTCCACGGCGGCCTGCACCGAGCTGGCCAAGCGCATCACCGA gCGTCTTGGCGCTGAGCTGGGGAAGTCTGTGGTGTACCAGGAAACCAATGGAG AAACAAGAGTTGAAATAAAAGAATCTGTCCGGGGACAGGATATCTTCATTATACAGACAATCCCCAG GGATGTGAATACTGCTGTGATGGAGCTGCTGATCATGGCTTATGCACTGAAGACATCCTGTGCCAGGAACATCATTGGGGTCATCCCTTACTTCCCCTACAGCAAACAGAGCAAAATGAGGAAGAGGGGCTCCATAGTCTGCAAGCTGCTGGCTTCCATGCTTGCCAAGGCGG gtTTAACACACATTATCACTATGGATCTTCATCAAAAGGAAATTCAAGGCTTCTTCAGCTTCCCTGTAGACAACCTGAGAGCATCCCCTTTCTTGATTCAGTACATACAGGAAGAA ATTCCAGATTATAGAAACGCAGTCATTGTGGCCAAGTCTCCAGATGCAGCTAAAAG GGCTCAGTCTTACGCTGAGAGACTGcggctggggctggcagtgaTACACGGGGAGGCTCAGTGCACAGAGCAGGACATGGACGATGGACGTCACTCCCCTCCGATGGTCAAAAATGCAACTGTGCATCCTGGTCTGGAGCTGCCAT tgaTGATGGCCAAGGAGAAGCCGCCAATAACTGTGGTTGGAGACGTCGGAGGAAGAATTGCCATCATTGTG gATGACATCATCGATGATGTGGAAAGCTTTGTAGCTGCTGCAGAGATCCTGAAAGAGCGTGGGGCCTACAAGATCTTTGTGATGGCCACTCACGGGCTCCTGTCGGCGGATGCACCCCGTCTCATAGAGGAGTCCTCCATCGATGAG GTGGTAGTAACCAACACAGTTCCTCATGAGGTGCAGAAGCTGCAGTGCCCCAAGATAAAGACTGTGGATATCAGCTTGATTCTCTCTGAAGCCATCCGACGAATCCACAACGGGGAGTCCATGGCCTATCTCTTCCGCAACATCACTGTTGATGACTAG
- the PRPSAP1 gene encoding phosphoribosyl pyrophosphate synthase-associated protein 1 isoform X3 has translation MTRRLGAELGKSVVYQETNGETRVEIKESVRGQDIFIIQTIPRDVNTAVMELLIMAYALKTSCARNIIGVIPYFPYSKQSKMRKRGSIVCKLLASMLAKAGLTHIITMDLHQKEIQGFFSFPVDNLRASPFLIQYIQEEIPDYRNAVIVAKSPDAAKRAQSYAERLRLGLAVIHGEAQCTEQDMDDGRHSPPMVKNATVHPGLELPLMMAKEKPPITVVGDVGGRIAIIVDDIIDDVESFVAAAEILKERGAYKIFVMATHGLLSADAPRLIEESSIDEVVVTNTVPHEVQKLQCPKIKTVDISLILSEAIRRIHNGESMAYLFRNITVDD, from the exons ATGACAAG gCGTCTTGGCGCTGAGCTGGGGAAGTCTGTGGTGTACCAGGAAACCAATGGAG AAACAAGAGTTGAAATAAAAGAATCTGTCCGGGGACAGGATATCTTCATTATACAGACAATCCCCAG GGATGTGAATACTGCTGTGATGGAGCTGCTGATCATGGCTTATGCACTGAAGACATCCTGTGCCAGGAACATCATTGGGGTCATCCCTTACTTCCCCTACAGCAAACAGAGCAAAATGAGGAAGAGGGGCTCCATAGTCTGCAAGCTGCTGGCTTCCATGCTTGCCAAGGCGG gtTTAACACACATTATCACTATGGATCTTCATCAAAAGGAAATTCAAGGCTTCTTCAGCTTCCCTGTAGACAACCTGAGAGCATCCCCTTTCTTGATTCAGTACATACAGGAAGAA ATTCCAGATTATAGAAACGCAGTCATTGTGGCCAAGTCTCCAGATGCAGCTAAAAG GGCTCAGTCTTACGCTGAGAGACTGcggctggggctggcagtgaTACACGGGGAGGCTCAGTGCACAGAGCAGGACATGGACGATGGACGTCACTCCCCTCCGATGGTCAAAAATGCAACTGTGCATCCTGGTCTGGAGCTGCCAT tgaTGATGGCCAAGGAGAAGCCGCCAATAACTGTGGTTGGAGACGTCGGAGGAAGAATTGCCATCATTGTG gATGACATCATCGATGATGTGGAAAGCTTTGTAGCTGCTGCAGAGATCCTGAAAGAGCGTGGGGCCTACAAGATCTTTGTGATGGCCACTCACGGGCTCCTGTCGGCGGATGCACCCCGTCTCATAGAGGAGTCCTCCATCGATGAG GTGGTAGTAACCAACACAGTTCCTCATGAGGTGCAGAAGCTGCAGTGCCCCAAGATAAAGACTGTGGATATCAGCTTGATTCTCTCTGAAGCCATCCGACGAATCCACAACGGGGAGTCCATGGCCTATCTCTTCCGCAACATCACTGTTGATGACTAG
- the PRPSAP1 gene encoding phosphoribosyl pyrophosphate synthase-associated protein 1 isoform X4, translating to MEGCEYCCDGAADHGLCTEDILCQEHHWGHPLLPLQQTEQNEEEGLHSLQAAGFHACQGGFNTHYHYGSSSKGNSRLLQLPCRQPESIPFLDSVHTGRSEIPDYRNAVIVAKSPDAAKRAQSYAERLRLGLAVIHGEAQCTEQDMDDGRHSPPMVKNATVHPGLELPLMMAKEKPPITVVGDVGGRIAIIVDDIIDDVESFVAAAEILKERGAYKIFVMATHGLLSADAPRLIEESSIDEVVVTNTVPHEVQKLQCPKIKTVDISLILSEAIRRIHNGESMAYLFRNITVDD from the exons ATGGAG GGATGTGAATACTGCTGTGATGGAGCTGCTGATCATGGCTTATGCACTGAAGACATCCTGTGCCAGGAACATCATTGGGGTCATCCCTTACTTCCCCTACAGCAAACAGAGCAAAATGAGGAAGAGGGGCTCCATAGTCTGCAAGCTGCTGGCTTCCATGCTTGCCAAGGCGG gtTTAACACACATTATCACTATGGATCTTCATCAAAAGGAAATTCAAGGCTTCTTCAGCTTCCCTGTAGACAACCTGAGAGCATCCCCTTTCTTGATTCAGTACATACAGGAAGAAGTGAG ATTCCAGATTATAGAAACGCAGTCATTGTGGCCAAGTCTCCAGATGCAGCTAAAAG GGCTCAGTCTTACGCTGAGAGACTGcggctggggctggcagtgaTACACGGGGAGGCTCAGTGCACAGAGCAGGACATGGACGATGGACGTCACTCCCCTCCGATGGTCAAAAATGCAACTGTGCATCCTGGTCTGGAGCTGCCAT tgaTGATGGCCAAGGAGAAGCCGCCAATAACTGTGGTTGGAGACGTCGGAGGAAGAATTGCCATCATTGTG gATGACATCATCGATGATGTGGAAAGCTTTGTAGCTGCTGCAGAGATCCTGAAAGAGCGTGGGGCCTACAAGATCTTTGTGATGGCCACTCACGGGCTCCTGTCGGCGGATGCACCCCGTCTCATAGAGGAGTCCTCCATCGATGAG GTGGTAGTAACCAACACAGTTCCTCATGAGGTGCAGAAGCTGCAGTGCCCCAAGATAAAGACTGTGGATATCAGCTTGATTCTCTCTGAAGCCATCCGACGAATCCACAACGGGGAGTCCATGGCCTATCTCTTCCGCAACATCACTGTTGATGACTAG
- the PRPSAP1 gene encoding phosphoribosyl pyrophosphate synthase-associated protein 1 isoform X5 — protein sequence MELLIMAYALKTSCARNIIGVIPYFPYSKQSKMRKRGSIVCKLLASMLAKAGLTHIITMDLHQKEIQGFFSFPVDNLRASPFLIQYIQEEIPDYRNAVIVAKSPDAAKRAQSYAERLRLGLAVIHGEAQCTEQDMDDGRHSPPMVKNATVHPGLELPLMMAKEKPPITVVGDVGGRIAIIVDDIIDDVESFVAAAEILKERGAYKIFVMATHGLLSADAPRLIEESSIDEVVVTNTVPHEVQKLQCPKIKTVDISLILSEAIRRIHNGESMAYLFRNITVDD from the exons ATGGAGCTGCTGATCATGGCTTATGCACTGAAGACATCCTGTGCCAGGAACATCATTGGGGTCATCCCTTACTTCCCCTACAGCAAACAGAGCAAAATGAGGAAGAGGGGCTCCATAGTCTGCAAGCTGCTGGCTTCCATGCTTGCCAAGGCGG gtTTAACACACATTATCACTATGGATCTTCATCAAAAGGAAATTCAAGGCTTCTTCAGCTTCCCTGTAGACAACCTGAGAGCATCCCCTTTCTTGATTCAGTACATACAGGAAGAA ATTCCAGATTATAGAAACGCAGTCATTGTGGCCAAGTCTCCAGATGCAGCTAAAAG GGCTCAGTCTTACGCTGAGAGACTGcggctggggctggcagtgaTACACGGGGAGGCTCAGTGCACAGAGCAGGACATGGACGATGGACGTCACTCCCCTCCGATGGTCAAAAATGCAACTGTGCATCCTGGTCTGGAGCTGCCAT tgaTGATGGCCAAGGAGAAGCCGCCAATAACTGTGGTTGGAGACGTCGGAGGAAGAATTGCCATCATTGTG gATGACATCATCGATGATGTGGAAAGCTTTGTAGCTGCTGCAGAGATCCTGAAAGAGCGTGGGGCCTACAAGATCTTTGTGATGGCCACTCACGGGCTCCTGTCGGCGGATGCACCCCGTCTCATAGAGGAGTCCTCCATCGATGAG GTGGTAGTAACCAACACAGTTCCTCATGAGGTGCAGAAGCTGCAGTGCCCCAAGATAAAGACTGTGGATATCAGCTTGATTCTCTCTGAAGCCATCCGACGAATCCACAACGGGGAGTCCATGGCCTATCTCTTCCGCAACATCACTGTTGATGACTAG